The following are encoded in a window of Bacillus xiapuensis genomic DNA:
- a CDS encoding FUSC family protein → MDCMKLGARIFKTGIAIVLALFVSYLLDLPSPVFAGIAAIFAIQPTIYRSYLTVVEQMQANFIGAVIGISFVLLFGNHFLIVGLAAIVTISVILKLRLEKTIGLSLVTVIVIMEVQNEQFIQFASIRFFTIMIGVLSAFIVNLIFLPPKYETKLFMQINQVTEDTLKWIRLSLRNGTEYHLLKKDISKLRERLIKIDNLYLLYKEERGTLKRNITAKKRKIVLYRKMITAARRSFDILRRMNQFENEIHHLESGNQKSMQDHLDYLMSYHEHLLLRFIGKVKPAADSEEHFELSLNREEFLTLFTEKLKSAPAEEVNKSIHILHVLSSILEYGESLEHLDHLISSYSRYHQDEDEPPEVDEVD, encoded by the coding sequence ATGGATTGTATGAAGCTAGGTGCGCGAATTTTCAAAACGGGAATTGCTATTGTGCTTGCTTTATTCGTTTCATACTTACTCGACCTGCCATCTCCAGTGTTTGCCGGGATCGCCGCAATATTCGCAATCCAGCCCACTATTTACCGCTCTTATTTAACAGTTGTCGAGCAAATGCAGGCGAATTTTATCGGAGCGGTTATCGGCATCTCCTTTGTTCTCTTATTCGGCAATCACTTTCTGATTGTTGGCTTGGCGGCGATTGTCACAATTAGCGTCATTTTAAAACTGCGGCTGGAAAAAACGATCGGGCTTTCTCTTGTCACAGTCATCGTGATTATGGAAGTGCAAAATGAACAGTTTATTCAGTTTGCTTCCATTCGCTTCTTCACGATTATGATCGGCGTGCTTTCCGCTTTCATCGTAAATTTAATCTTTTTGCCTCCTAAATATGAAACAAAGCTGTTTATGCAAATCAACCAGGTGACGGAGGATACGTTAAAGTGGATTCGCTTAAGCTTGCGCAACGGAACTGAGTATCACTTATTAAAGAAGGACATCAGCAAACTCCGGGAACGATTAATTAAGATCGATAACCTCTATTTGTTATATAAAGAAGAACGTGGAACCTTAAAGAGAAACATAACGGCAAAAAAGCGAAAAATCGTCCTTTACCGGAAAATGATCACCGCCGCCCGCAGAAGCTTTGATATTTTGCGGCGAATGAATCAGTTTGAAAATGAAATCCATCACCTCGAGTCTGGGAACCAAAAATCGATGCAGGATCACCTCGATTACTTAATGAGCTATCATGAGCATTTATTGCTTCGTTTCATCGGTAAAGTCAAACCGGCGGCTGACAGCGAAGAGCATTTTGAACTCAGCCTCAACCGCGAAGAATTTCTTACGCTGTTTACGGAGAAGCTGAAATCAGCACCTGCCGAAGAAGTGAATAAATCCATCCATATTCTTCACGTCCTGTCTTCTATTTTGGAATATGGAGAAAGCTTGGAGCACTTGGATCACTTAATCTCAAGCTATTCCAGATATCACCAGGATGAAGATGAACCACCGGAGGTAGATGAGGTTGACTAA
- the bcp gene encoding thioredoxin-dependent thiol peroxidase, which yields MPLKIGEAAPDFTLPANTGEEVRLSDYKGKQVVLYFYPKDMTPGCTTEACDFRDQHAAFSDVNTVILGISTDPVERHKKFIDKYDLPFLLLADEDHKVCELYDVWKLKKNFGKEYMGIERSTFVIDKEGKLVKEWRKVKVKGHVEEALQFIKEELQ from the coding sequence ATGCCATTGAAAATTGGTGAAGCAGCGCCTGATTTTACATTGCCAGCTAATACCGGGGAAGAAGTACGGCTGTCGGATTATAAAGGAAAGCAGGTTGTACTGTATTTCTATCCGAAAGATATGACACCGGGCTGCACAACGGAAGCTTGTGATTTTCGTGATCAGCATGCTGCTTTTTCTGATGTGAACACAGTGATTCTAGGAATAAGCACGGATCCGGTTGAGCGCCATAAGAAATTCATTGACAAATACGATTTGCCGTTCCTTCTGCTTGCAGATGAAGATCATAAAGTATGTGAACTCTATGATGTGTGGAAGCTGAAGAAGAATTTCGGCAAAGAATATATGGGCATTGAGCGCTCTACGTTTGTGATTGACAAAGAGGGAAAGCTTGTTAAAGAGTGGAGAAAAGTAAAAGTGAAAGGCCATGTGGAAGAAGCGCTTCAATTCATTAAAGAGGAGCTGCAATAG
- a CDS encoding ABC transporter ATP-binding protein, giving the protein MNVIKRYMKFVRPYRWPIIGTLVIGVIKFALPLFIPILIKYVIDDIIGSETLTAGDKQEQLFLLIGAMLLIFVVFRPPIEYYRQYFAQWTGNKILYDIRDQLFSHIQKLSFKYYANTRAGEVISRVINDVEQTKNFVITGLMNVWLDAATILIAIVIMLTMNVKLTIVSLIVFPFYAFSVRYFFGNLRKLTRVRSQALAEVQSYLHERVQGMSVIKSFAIEDYEQTQFEHQNKNFLTKALAQTRWNAKAFAVVNTITDIAPLLVIGYAGYQVLHGELTVGTMAAFIAYIDKLYNPLRRLVNSSTTMTQAIASMDRVFALLDEAYDIQDKERAVECSNVKGHLVFDHVDFAYDEEETDVLHDIDLDIRAGETVALVGMSGGGKSSLVSLIPRFYDVTAGRILLDGTDIRDFRVRSLRDKIGMVLQDNILFSESVKTNILLGKPEATDEEVMAAAKAANAHDFIVSLPQGYDTKVGERGVKLSGGQKQRIAIARVFLKNPPILILDEATSALDLESEHLIQEALEKLARDRTTFIVAHRLSTITHADRIILMEHGRIVESGTHEQLMKKQGSYYRLFQVQQLDS; this is encoded by the coding sequence ATGAATGTCATTAAAAGGTATATGAAGTTTGTTCGGCCGTATCGCTGGCCCATAATCGGAACGCTGGTGATTGGTGTGATCAAATTTGCTCTTCCGCTGTTTATTCCCATTTTAATCAAATATGTGATTGATGATATTATCGGCAGTGAAACGCTGACGGCTGGGGATAAACAGGAGCAGCTGTTTCTTTTGATTGGCGCAATGCTGCTCATTTTCGTTGTTTTTCGTCCGCCCATTGAGTATTACAGACAATATTTCGCCCAGTGGACGGGCAACAAAATTTTATATGATATTCGCGATCAGCTATTTTCGCATATTCAGAAGCTAAGCTTTAAATATTATGCGAATACTAGGGCTGGAGAAGTAATTTCTCGAGTGATCAATGACGTGGAACAAACGAAGAATTTTGTTATCACCGGATTAATGAATGTTTGGCTGGATGCGGCAACCATTCTTATTGCCATAGTCATTATGCTGACGATGAATGTGAAGTTGACCATTGTGTCGCTGATCGTCTTCCCGTTTTACGCTTTTTCAGTACGGTACTTTTTTGGCAACTTGCGCAAGCTGACAAGAGTCCGTTCCCAAGCTTTAGCTGAGGTGCAAAGTTATTTGCATGAACGCGTTCAAGGGATGTCCGTAATAAAAAGCTTTGCCATTGAAGATTATGAGCAGACGCAGTTTGAACATCAGAACAAAAATTTTCTAACGAAGGCGCTGGCTCAAACAAGATGGAACGCTAAGGCATTTGCCGTTGTCAATACGATTACAGATATAGCGCCGCTGCTGGTGATCGGCTATGCCGGCTATCAGGTCCTTCACGGGGAATTAACAGTAGGAACGATGGCGGCCTTTATCGCTTATATTGATAAGTTATACAATCCTCTTCGCCGGCTCGTCAATTCATCAACGACCATGACCCAAGCGATTGCTTCAATGGACCGGGTATTTGCTTTGCTTGATGAAGCCTATGATATTCAAGATAAGGAGCGGGCGGTAGAATGCTCCAATGTCAAGGGCCATCTCGTATTTGATCATGTGGATTTTGCTTATGACGAGGAAGAGACGGATGTTCTGCATGATATTGATCTCGATATTCGTGCAGGAGAAACGGTCGCCCTCGTGGGGATGAGCGGCGGAGGCAAGTCGTCGTTGGTCAGTCTGATCCCGCGTTTCTATGACGTAACCGCCGGCCGGATTTTACTGGATGGAACGGATATCCGCGATTTTAGAGTCCGCAGTTTAAGAGATAAGATCGGCATGGTGCTTCAGGATAATATTCTTTTCAGTGAATCTGTCAAGACGAATATTTTGCTTGGAAAGCCGGAAGCCACTGATGAAGAGGTGATGGCTGCAGCTAAAGCGGCCAATGCCCATGACTTTATCGTCAGCTTGCCTCAAGGGTACGATACGAAAGTAGGGGAAAGAGGCGTGAAATTATCCGGCGGCCAGAAGCAGCGCATTGCCATTGCCCGCGTATTTCTAAAAAACCCGCCCATCCTGATCTTGGATGAAGCTACATCAGCTCTGGATCTGGAGAGCGAGCATCTTATTCAAGAAGCGCTGGAGAAGCTGGCAAGAGATCGAACGACCTTTATCGTAGCCCACCGCCTCTCCACCATCACCCATGCCGATCGGATTATTTTGATGGAGCACGGAAGAATTGTAGAGAGCGGCACTCATGAACAGCTAATGAAAAAACAAGGAAGCTACTACCGGCTTTTCCAGGTGCAGCAGCTGGATTCATAA
- a CDS encoding D-2-hydroxyacid dehydrogenase has protein sequence MKTVFTFRPPRTLQEEMKSKYPEADFLFYKSAEEAERLHEAEVIVTFGDDLTPEHIGSCPHLKWIMVASAGIDHLPLQAIADRNILVTNARGIHKVPMAEFTMGFMLNHVKRFPELRKLQKEETWNKQLPLGELAGKQLLVLGTGAIGSEIARLAQAFQMKTMGLNRSGHPAEHFAEVHPTAELAEVLPEADFVVAILPSTNETKGLLKEHHFQAMKETAAFINIGRGDIVEEQVLLDALHNECFAHAYLDVFIEEPLPAGHPFWKHPRVTVTPHISSITKRYLPRAFAILDHNLKQYIQGKSDFQNKIDLTKGY, from the coding sequence TTGAAAACGGTATTTACATTTCGCCCGCCGCGGACATTGCAAGAAGAAATGAAGAGCAAGTATCCCGAAGCAGACTTTCTTTTTTACAAAAGTGCGGAAGAAGCGGAACGGCTGCATGAGGCGGAAGTGATCGTGACCTTCGGTGACGATTTAACCCCAGAGCATATCGGCTCCTGTCCTCATCTTAAGTGGATTATGGTGGCTTCGGCAGGAATCGATCATCTGCCTCTTCAAGCGATCGCAGACAGAAATATTTTAGTGACCAATGCAAGGGGCATACATAAAGTGCCGATGGCAGAATTCACAATGGGATTTATGCTGAACCATGTGAAGCGGTTCCCTGAACTGAGGAAGCTGCAAAAGGAGGAAACATGGAACAAACAATTGCCTTTGGGAGAATTGGCCGGTAAGCAGCTTCTCGTTTTAGGAACAGGTGCTATTGGCAGCGAAATTGCCCGGCTGGCGCAAGCTTTTCAAATGAAAACGATGGGCTTGAACCGAAGCGGCCATCCGGCGGAGCATTTTGCAGAAGTTCATCCAACAGCTGAACTTGCTGAGGTGCTTCCTGAAGCTGATTTTGTTGTGGCGATCTTACCAAGCACGAACGAAACGAAGGGGCTGCTGAAAGAGCATCATTTCCAAGCGATGAAAGAAACGGCCGCTTTTATTAATATCGGCCGTGGAGATATCGTAGAAGAGCAGGTGTTATTGGATGCTCTGCACAATGAATGCTTCGCTCATGCGTATCTCGATGTGTTTATTGAAGAGCCTTTGCCTGCTGGCCACCCTTTTTGGAAGCATCCAAGGGTGACGGTCACTCCTCATATATCCAGTATTACCAAGCGATATTTGCCGCGGGCGTTTGCGATTCTGGATCATAACTTGAAGCAGTATATTCAAGGGAAATCAGATTTCCAAAACAAAATAGATCTCACTAAAGGATATTAG
- a CDS encoding gamma-type small acid-soluble spore protein: MKNQPNNKQKTMAGTDVNHVKQQNAASAMGQNAQNAAFGTEFSSETDAQHVKQQNAESEARKNQASKNS; the protein is encoded by the coding sequence ATGAAAAATCAACCAAATAATAAGCAAAAAACAATGGCTGGTACTGACGTGAACCATGTGAAACAGCAAAACGCTGCTTCTGCAATGGGTCAAAATGCGCAAAATGCTGCTTTTGGTACAGAGTTTTCTTCTGAAACCGATGCACAGCATGTCAAGCAACAAAACGCTGAATCAGAAGCTCGTAAAAACCAAGCTTCAAAGAACAGCTAA
- the ntdP gene encoding nucleoside tri-diphosphate phosphatase codes for MAIPREGEAIQIHSYKHDGNIHRVWEETIVLKATNNLVIGGNDRTIVTEADGRTWITREPAICYFHARQWFNIIGMLRTDGIYYYCNISSPFVYDQEALKYIDYDLDVKVFPDMSYILLDEDEYEQHSRQMNYPDVIDKILKRNVDHLIYLIHQRKGPFAHDFIEKWYRKYVKLQG; via the coding sequence ATGGCGATTCCCAGAGAAGGTGAAGCCATCCAAATTCATAGTTACAAGCATGACGGGAATATTCATCGTGTTTGGGAAGAGACCATCGTTTTAAAAGCGACCAATAATCTGGTGATTGGCGGCAATGATCGCACGATTGTGACGGAAGCTGACGGACGGACGTGGATAACGAGGGAGCCTGCAATTTGTTATTTTCACGCTCGGCAGTGGTTTAATATCATAGGTATGCTGAGAACGGATGGAATCTATTATTATTGCAACATCAGCTCTCCTTTTGTTTATGATCAGGAGGCTCTGAAATATATTGATTATGATCTCGATGTGAAAGTATTTCCGGACATGTCTTATATTTTGTTGGATGAGGATGAATATGAACAGCACAGCAGGCAAATGAATTATCCGGATGTGATTGATAAGATTTTAAAGCGGAATGTGGATCATCTGATTTACTTGATTCATCAGCGCAAAGGTCCTTTTGCGCATGACTTTATTGAAAAATGGTACCGGAAATATGTAAAGCTGCAAGGCTGA
- a CDS encoding glutamate-1-semialdehyde 2,1-aminomutase: protein MDFSNSERLHKEALEHIVGGVNSPSRSYKAVGGGSPVAMERGQGAYFWDVDGNQYIDYLAAYGPIITGHAHPHIAAAIKKAADQGVLFGTPTPYEVTFAKMLKEAMPAMEKVRFVNSGTEAVMTTIRVARAYTGRDKIIKFAGCYHGHSDLVLVAAGSGPSTLGTPDSAGVPKSIAQEVITVPFNEIEPLKEALAKWGNEVAAVLIEPIVGNFGIVEPKEGFLEQVKELTHDAGALLIFDEVITGFRFTYGGAQDLLGIYPDLTAIGKIIGGGLPIGAYGGRVDIMEKVAPLGPAYQAGTMAGNPASMLAGIACLEVLQTEGVYEELDRLGAMLEEGILASAQKYNVPITVNRLKGALTLYFTDQLVSNYEQAEATDGEMFGRFFKLMLSQGIHLAPSKYEAWFLTTEHTEKDIEDTLKAADYAFSQL, encoded by the coding sequence ATGGATTTTTCTAATTCCGAACGTCTACATAAGGAAGCGCTTGAACATATCGTTGGGGGAGTCAACAGCCCTTCCCGTTCCTATAAAGCGGTCGGCGGCGGATCGCCTGTCGCAATGGAAAGAGGACAAGGAGCGTACTTTTGGGACGTAGATGGCAATCAATATATCGATTACCTCGCCGCTTACGGGCCGATTATCACGGGGCATGCCCACCCGCATATTGCCGCTGCGATTAAGAAGGCGGCCGATCAGGGAGTGCTGTTTGGAACCCCGACTCCTTATGAGGTAACATTTGCGAAAATGCTGAAAGAAGCCATGCCGGCGATGGAAAAAGTCCGTTTTGTCAACAGCGGAACAGAAGCGGTTATGACAACGATCCGCGTGGCTCGCGCTTATACTGGCCGCGACAAAATCATTAAATTTGCCGGCTGCTATCACGGACATTCCGATTTAGTGCTTGTCGCAGCCGGCTCCGGTCCGTCTACTTTAGGCACACCGGATTCAGCGGGCGTGCCCAAAAGCATTGCGCAAGAAGTCATCACCGTTCCTTTCAATGAAATCGAGCCATTGAAAGAAGCTCTTGCCAAATGGGGCAATGAAGTGGCGGCCGTCCTCATTGAACCGATTGTCGGCAATTTCGGGATCGTCGAACCGAAAGAAGGCTTTTTGGAGCAAGTGAAGGAGCTGACGCATGACGCCGGAGCCTTGCTCATATTTGATGAGGTCATCACCGGCTTCCGCTTTACATACGGCGGCGCCCAAGACCTGCTTGGCATTTATCCGGACTTAACAGCGATCGGAAAAATCATCGGCGGCGGCCTGCCGATCGGAGCATACGGCGGCCGCGTTGACATTATGGAGAAAGTGGCGCCCCTCGGTCCTGCCTATCAAGCCGGAACGATGGCCGGAAATCCCGCTTCCATGCTGGCGGGCATCGCCTGCTTGGAAGTCCTGCAGACAGAGGGCGTATATGAAGAGCTCGATCGTCTAGGAGCGATGCTGGAAGAAGGAATCTTAGCCTCCGCCCAGAAATACAATGTGCCGATTACGGTCAATCGCTTAAAAGGCGCCCTCACCCTCTATTTCACTGATCAGCTGGTTTCTAACTATGAGCAAGCCGAGGCGACAGACGGCGAAATGTTTGGCCGTTTCTTTAAATTGATGCTCAGCCAAGGCATTCACTTAGCTCCGTCTAAGTATGAAGCCTGGTTCTTAACGACTGAACATACAGAGAAAGACATTGAGGACACATTGAAAGCGGCGGACTATGCTTTCTCTCAACTGTAA
- a CDS encoding potassium channel family protein, which yields MTAVILSAVVFCLSMSLKGLFMKEPQHRYLSFHYFVYFGFLYLTLMIGFALIYMLLHMNGHAVWAEDAYSHLGFWERFFTSLYFSGITLFSVGYGDIVPEGAGRWVALIEAWTGYTIPTAFVVRTMFEKQGQ from the coding sequence GTGACTGCTGTAATCCTTAGTGCAGTCGTATTTTGTTTATCGATGAGCTTAAAGGGACTGTTTATGAAAGAACCGCAGCACCGCTACCTTTCCTTTCACTACTTTGTGTACTTCGGGTTTCTGTACCTTACATTAATGATCGGTTTTGCTCTTATATATATGTTGCTGCATATGAATGGACATGCTGTATGGGCGGAAGATGCATACAGCCATCTGGGGTTTTGGGAGCGGTTTTTCACTTCTTTATATTTTAGCGGAATCACTCTGTTCTCTGTCGGATATGGGGATATTGTGCCGGAGGGAGCGGGGAGATGGGTCGCATTAATTGAGGCCTGGACAGGCTATACGATCCCGACAGCCTTTGTTGTCCGCACAATGTTTGAAAAGCAGGGGCAGTAA